In Streptosporangiales bacterium, a genomic segment contains:
- a CDS encoding phosphoketolase, protein MGKPLDDDALAAVDAYWRAANYLSVGQIYLLDNPLLREPLRPEHVKPRLLGHWGTSPGLNLWYAHLNRVIRARDLDVMYVMGPGHGGPAAVANAWLEGTYSEIYPAVSRDERGMQRLFRQFSFPGGIPSHAAPETPGSIHEGGELGYSLAHAYGAAFDNPGLVVACVVGDGEAETGPLAGSWHSNKFLDPVHDGAVLPILHLNGYKIAGPTLLARIPEDELVRLFEGYGHHPLLVSGDDPAQVHQAMAAALDTACDLIADAQAAAREGGSRERPRWPMIVLRTPKGWTGPHEVDGVPVEGTWRSHQVPLSGTRTNPEHLAQLESWLRSYRPGELFDDGGRPVGRLDGLAPEGDRRMSANPHANGGLLSNELELPDFRDHAVAVGAPGTETGEATRTLGAWLRDVVVANPETFRIMGPDETDSNRLSAVFEVTDRAWQGDRLPTDEHLGPHGRVMEVLSEHLCQGWLEGYLLTGRHGLFNSYEAFVHIVDAMFNQHAKWLEVSRKLPWRRPIPSLNYLLSSHVWRQDHNGFTHQDPGFLDVVMNKKAEIVRVYLPPDANCLLSVTDHCLRSRDYVNVVVAGKQPALQWTSMDDALVHCARGLGIWEWASNDGGDAPDVVLACAGDVPTLETLAATDLLRRHLPDVRVRVVNVVDLMRLLPESEHPHGLSDAEYDTVFTADRPVIFAFHGYPYLVHRLTYRRNGHANLHVRGYREEGTTTTPFDMVMLNDLDRFHLVMDVIDRVPGLAARAGHVRQRMADERLRHRAYAREHGEDAPDVSEWTWPH, encoded by the coding sequence ATGGGGAAGCCGCTCGACGACGACGCTCTGGCCGCGGTCGACGCGTACTGGCGGGCGGCCAACTACCTGTCGGTCGGGCAGATCTACCTGCTCGACAACCCGCTGCTCCGCGAGCCGCTGCGACCCGAGCACGTCAAGCCGCGGCTGCTCGGGCACTGGGGGACCTCGCCCGGCCTCAACCTCTGGTACGCCCACCTCAACCGCGTGATCAGGGCGCGCGACCTCGACGTCATGTACGTCATGGGTCCCGGCCACGGCGGCCCGGCCGCTGTCGCGAACGCCTGGCTCGAGGGCACGTACAGCGAGATCTATCCCGCCGTCTCGCGTGACGAGCGCGGCATGCAGCGCCTCTTCCGGCAGTTCTCCTTCCCCGGCGGCATCCCCAGCCACGCCGCGCCGGAGACACCTGGGTCGATCCACGAGGGCGGCGAGCTCGGCTACTCGCTCGCGCACGCGTACGGCGCGGCGTTCGACAACCCAGGGCTCGTCGTCGCGTGCGTCGTCGGTGACGGCGAGGCGGAGACGGGACCGCTCGCGGGGAGCTGGCACTCGAACAAGTTCCTCGACCCCGTGCACGACGGCGCCGTGCTGCCGATCCTGCACCTCAACGGCTACAAGATCGCCGGACCCACCCTCCTCGCCCGGATCCCCGAGGACGAGCTGGTGCGGCTGTTCGAGGGGTACGGGCACCATCCGTTGCTGGTCAGCGGCGACGATCCCGCGCAGGTGCACCAGGCCATGGCCGCGGCGCTCGACACCGCGTGCGACCTGATCGCCGACGCGCAGGCCGCCGCGCGCGAGGGCGGGTCGCGGGAGCGTCCGCGCTGGCCGATGATCGTCCTCCGTACGCCCAAGGGATGGACCGGGCCGCACGAGGTCGACGGCGTACCTGTCGAGGGCACGTGGCGTTCGCACCAGGTGCCGCTGTCGGGCACGCGCACCAATCCCGAGCACCTCGCCCAGCTGGAGTCGTGGCTGCGCTCGTACCGTCCCGGCGAGCTGTTCGACGACGGCGGCCGCCCGGTCGGGAGGCTCGACGGGCTCGCCCCCGAGGGCGATCGCCGGATGAGCGCCAACCCGCACGCGAACGGCGGGCTCCTGTCGAACGAGCTCGAGCTGCCCGACTTCCGCGACCACGCCGTCGCGGTCGGCGCTCCGGGCACGGAGACGGGGGAGGCGACCCGCACGCTCGGCGCCTGGCTGCGCGACGTCGTCGTGGCGAACCCGGAGACGTTCCGGATCATGGGGCCCGACGAGACTGATTCGAACAGACTGAGCGCGGTCTTCGAGGTGACAGACCGGGCGTGGCAGGGTGACCGGCTGCCCACCGACGAGCACCTCGGCCCGCACGGCCGGGTCATGGAGGTGCTCAGCGAGCACCTGTGCCAGGGCTGGCTCGAGGGTTACCTGCTGACCGGGCGACACGGGCTGTTCAACAGCTACGAGGCGTTCGTGCACATCGTCGACGCGATGTTCAACCAGCACGCCAAGTGGCTCGAGGTCTCCCGCAAACTGCCGTGGCGCCGACCGATCCCGTCATTGAACTACCTGCTCAGCTCGCACGTCTGGCGGCAGGACCACAACGGCTTCACCCACCAGGATCCCGGCTTCCTCGACGTCGTGATGAACAAGAAGGCCGAGATCGTCAGGGTCTACCTGCCGCCCGACGCCAACTGCCTGCTGTCGGTCACGGACCACTGTCTGCGGTCGCGCGACTACGTCAACGTCGTCGTCGCCGGCAAGCAGCCGGCGCTGCAGTGGACGTCGATGGACGACGCGCTGGTGCACTGCGCGCGCGGGCTCGGCATCTGGGAGTGGGCGAGCAACGACGGCGGCGACGCACCCGACGTGGTGCTCGCCTGCGCCGGCGACGTCCCGACACTGGAGACGCTCGCCGCGACCGACCTGCTGCGCCGGCACCTGCCCGACGTGCGGGTGCGCGTCGTCAACGTCGTCGACCTGATGCGGCTGCTGCCCGAGAGCGAGCATCCGCACGGCCTGTCGGACGCCGAGTACGACACGGTGTTCACGGCGGACCGTCCCGTCATCTTCGCGTTCCACGGCTACCCGTACCTCGTGCACCGACTGACCTACCGCAGGAACGGCCATGCGAACCTGCACGTGCGCGGGTACCGCGAGGAGGGCACCACCACGACACCGTTCGACATGGTGATGCTCAACGACCTCGACCGCTTCCACCTGGTGATGGACGTCATCGACCGCGTGCCAGGTCTTGCGGCGCGCGCCGGGCACGTGCGACAGCGCATGGCCGACGAGCGGCTGCGGCACCGTGCCTACGCGCGCGAGCACGGCGAGGACGCCCCCGACGTCAGCGAGTGGACCTGGCCGCACTAA
- a CDS encoding thiamine pyrophosphate-requiring protein, with protein MSKTVADFLLGRLREWGVEHVFGYPGDGINGLLAAWERAGDRPRFVQSRHEELSAFEATGYAKFSRRLGVCAATSGPGAIHLLNGLYDAKLDHTPMLAIVGQTNRSAMGGDYQQEVDLASLYKDVAADYVQTVMVPEQLPNVLDRAIRTALARGTVTALIIPADVQELDYSPPTHEFKMVPSSLGMTQVAPRPRADDVERAGDLLNAGERVAMLVGQGAADAADEVEQVADVLGAGVAKALLGKDVLSDELPWVTGAIGLLGTRPSYEMMRDCDTLLTVGSSFPYSQFLPPYDQARAVQIERDPTTIGMRYPYEINLVGDSTATLTALLPMLQRKTDRSWREKIEKDVARWWEVMERRAGVSADPINPELVFHELSPQLPDDAIITADSGSAANWYARHLRFRGRMRGSLSGNLATMCPGLPYAVGAKFVEPGRPAVALVGDGAMQMNGINELISVARFWREWDDPRLVVAVLNNGDLNQVTWELRAMGGSPQFLPSQQLPDFPYAGYAESIGLRGVKVEQPDDVRGAWEQAFAADRPCVVEFVTDPAVPPIPPHVTWDQMEKAFESIVRGDSDRWDMVKEGVKAKMQEVLAGPRGKRRQ; from the coding sequence ATGTCGAAGACCGTAGCCGACTTCCTGCTCGGACGCCTGAGGGAATGGGGCGTCGAACACGTCTTCGGCTACCCGGGCGACGGCATCAACGGCCTCCTGGCGGCCTGGGAGCGGGCCGGTGACAGGCCGCGGTTCGTCCAGTCCCGCCACGAGGAGCTGTCCGCGTTCGAGGCGACCGGCTACGCGAAGTTCTCCCGGCGTCTCGGCGTCTGCGCCGCCACGTCGGGGCCGGGGGCGATCCACCTGCTGAACGGGCTCTACGACGCCAAGCTCGACCACACGCCGATGCTCGCGATCGTCGGACAGACCAACAGGAGCGCCATGGGCGGCGACTACCAGCAGGAGGTCGACCTCGCCTCGCTCTACAAGGACGTCGCGGCCGACTACGTGCAGACCGTGATGGTGCCCGAGCAACTGCCGAACGTGCTCGACCGCGCGATCCGCACCGCACTAGCGCGGGGCACGGTGACGGCGCTCATCATCCCCGCCGACGTGCAGGAACTGGACTACTCGCCGCCCACCCACGAGTTCAAGATGGTCCCGTCCAGCCTCGGGATGACGCAGGTCGCGCCGCGCCCGCGCGCCGACGACGTCGAGCGCGCCGGTGACCTGCTCAACGCCGGCGAGCGCGTGGCGATGCTCGTCGGGCAGGGGGCCGCCGACGCCGCCGACGAGGTGGAGCAGGTGGCCGACGTCCTCGGTGCGGGTGTCGCGAAGGCGTTGCTGGGCAAGGACGTGCTGTCCGACGAGTTGCCCTGGGTCACCGGCGCGATCGGGCTGCTCGGCACCCGGCCGAGCTACGAGATGATGCGCGACTGCGACACGCTGCTGACGGTCGGCTCCAGCTTCCCGTACTCGCAGTTCCTGCCGCCCTACGACCAGGCCCGAGCCGTGCAGATCGAGCGCGACCCGACGACCATCGGCATGCGGTACCCGTACGAGATCAACCTCGTCGGCGACTCCACCGCCACGCTGACCGCCCTGCTGCCGATGCTGCAGCGCAAGACCGACCGGTCGTGGCGCGAGAAGATCGAGAAGGACGTCGCCCGCTGGTGGGAGGTCATGGAACGCCGCGCCGGCGTCTCGGCCGACCCGATCAACCCCGAGCTGGTGTTCCACGAGCTGTCGCCGCAGTTGCCCGACGACGCGATCATCACGGCCGACTCCGGGTCTGCCGCCAACTGGTACGCGCGCCACCTGCGGTTCCGCGGCCGGATGCGCGGCTCGCTGTCGGGCAACCTCGCGACGATGTGCCCGGGACTGCCGTACGCGGTCGGCGCGAAGTTCGTCGAGCCGGGACGTCCCGCGGTCGCGCTCGTCGGTGACGGCGCCATGCAGATGAACGGCATCAACGAGCTGATCAGCGTCGCGCGGTTCTGGCGGGAGTGGGACGACCCGCGCCTCGTGGTCGCGGTGCTGAACAACGGCGACCTCAACCAGGTGACGTGGGAACTGCGTGCGATGGGTGGATCGCCGCAGTTCCTGCCCTCGCAGCAGCTGCCCGACTTCCCGTACGCCGGTTACGCGGAGAGCATCGGGCTGCGCGGCGTGAAGGTGGAGCAGCCCGACGACGTGCGCGGCGCGTGGGAGCAGGCGTTCGCGGCCGACCGGCCATGCGTCGTCGAGTTCGTCACCGACCCCGCCGTGCCGCCGATCCCGCCGCACGTGACGTGGGACCAGATGGAGAAGGCGTTCGAGTCGATCGTCCGTGGCGACAGCGACCGCTGGGATATGGTCAAGGAAGGCGTCAAGGCGAAGATGCAGGAGGTCCTCGCCGGGCCGCGCGGCAAGAGAAGGCAGTGA
- a CDS encoding alpha/beta fold hydrolase yields MTGDSGAETGGDPSGPRWARAVTRRLTRRARDVARLLAATQSTTIGSGTDVVIVPGLAVSRYLKPPQWRIATFARAHLVELPGVGDAPNAGGALTLHHDAATLTAWLRTHIDGAYVLVGHSYGTQVVLRAAAASDERLRAVVLASPTVDPAYRTMHRLLGRWLISDRREPRELHRSQLPDARHADLRRVTAMLVSMLTDAPEHWASRIAAPLTVVMGERDLLARPAWGRQLTRRPGGMFVAVAGGTHSFPFTRPDDLAHAVHATIERTDGRDSTRP; encoded by the coding sequence ATGACGGGCGACAGCGGGGCGGAGACCGGCGGCGACCCGAGTGGCCCGCGCTGGGCCCGGGCGGTGACGCGTCGGCTGACGCGACGTGCCCGCGACGTCGCGCGGCTCCTCGCCGCGACGCAATCGACCACCATCGGTTCAGGCACCGATGTCGTCATCGTCCCCGGCCTCGCCGTCTCCCGTTACCTGAAGCCACCCCAGTGGCGCATCGCCACCTTCGCCCGCGCCCACCTGGTGGAGCTGCCCGGCGTCGGCGACGCACCGAACGCCGGCGGCGCCCTGACCCTGCACCACGACGCGGCCACGCTCACCGCCTGGCTGCGCACCCACATCGACGGCGCGTACGTGCTGGTGGGCCACTCCTACGGCACGCAGGTCGTCCTGCGGGCCGCCGCCGCGAGCGACGAGCGCCTCCGCGCCGTGGTGCTTGCCAGCCCCACCGTCGATCCCGCATACCGCACCATGCACCGGCTCCTGGGGCGGTGGCTCATCAGCGACCGCCGCGAGCCGCGGGAGCTCCACCGCTCACAACTGCCGGACGCCCGCCACGCCGACCTGCGCCGGGTGACCGCCATGCTGGTGTCGATGCTGACCGATGCACCAGAGCACTGGGCGAGCAGGATCGCCGCGCCGCTGACCGTGGTGATGGGCGAGCGCGACCTCCTGGCACGGCCCGCCTGGGGTCGACAACTCACCCGACGCCCCGGCGGCATGTTCGTCGCCGTCGCCGGGGGCACACACTCGTTCCCGTTCACCCGACCCGACGACCTCGCCCACGCCGTACACGCAACGATCGAGAGGACGGACGGACGTGACAGCACGCGCCCCTGA
- a CDS encoding glyoxalase, which yields MQVTNIFADLSVPDIGEARDFYVDYLGLSVEGFDMGWVARFQSPDGRAVVQLVTRDATAPHDAVISVAVGDGIEEAYEEARRRGFEIVHPLTTESWGIRRFFVRAPDGNVINVTGHKDE from the coding sequence GTGCAGGTCACCAATATTTTCGCGGATCTGTCGGTCCCAGACATTGGCGAGGCTCGCGACTTCTACGTCGACTACCTCGGGCTCAGCGTCGAGGGATTCGACATGGGTTGGGTCGCCCGCTTTCAGTCCCCGGACGGCCGAGCCGTCGTTCAACTCGTCACTCGCGACGCGACGGCTCCGCACGATGCGGTGATCTCGGTCGCCGTCGGGGACGGCATCGAGGAGGCGTACGAGGAGGCGAGACGACGGGGCTTCGAGATCGTCCACCCGCTCACGACGGAGTCCTGGGGCATCCGGAGGTTCTTCGTCCGCGCGCCAGACGGCAACGTGATCAACGTGACGGGCCACAAGGACGAGTGA
- a CDS encoding ABC transporter permease: MIGLIASEWLKIRSVRSTPYLLVGGGVILLALTVLATAAAVSFWDDASASVRANVGPVGAGIDEGILLAPLIFGTFGALAMTGEYATRSIRTSLVAVPQRPAFLLAKAAVVLGLGLLAGLVTVFAMYGTAQAIVADRPIGAPLHLALSDLFPWIGALTVVALLGLGIGTVLRSTAGSIVTVVGLVYVLPQVANLLAEPWASRLVSVSVIGLRSQLTGGVDDAMFTPLVAALLLAAWAVIPLLLAGAVLHRRDA, translated from the coding sequence ATGATCGGCCTGATCGCCTCCGAGTGGCTGAAGATCCGCAGCGTCCGCTCCACGCCGTACCTGCTCGTCGGTGGCGGCGTGATCCTGCTCGCCCTCACCGTGCTCGCAACCGCAGCCGCGGTGAGCTTCTGGGACGACGCGTCGGCGTCTGTGCGGGCGAACGTCGGACCGGTCGGCGCGGGTATCGACGAGGGCATCCTCCTGGCGCCGTTGATCTTCGGGACGTTCGGCGCCCTGGCCATGACGGGTGAGTACGCGACCAGGTCGATCCGTACCAGCCTGGTGGCCGTACCGCAGCGGCCGGCATTCCTGCTCGCGAAGGCCGCCGTCGTCCTCGGCCTGGGGCTCCTCGCCGGCCTGGTCACAGTGTTCGCCATGTACGGCACCGCCCAGGCGATCGTGGCCGACCGGCCGATCGGCGCTCCTCTGCACCTGGCCCTGAGCGACCTGTTCCCCTGGATCGGCGCGCTGACGGTGGTGGCCCTGCTGGGCCTTGGCATCGGCACCGTGCTCCGCTCGACCGCGGGCAGCATCGTCACCGTCGTCGGCCTGGTCTACGTGCTGCCGCAGGTGGCGAACCTGCTCGCTGAGCCCTGGGCGAGCCGGCTCGTCTCGGTCAGCGTGATCGGCCTGCGCTCACAGCTCACGGGCGGCGTCGACGACGCGATGTTCACCCCGCTCGTCGCGGCCCTGCTCCTCGCCGCGTGGGCCGTCATCCCCCTCCTCCTCGCCGGGGCGGTCCTCCACCGCCGCGACGCCTGA
- a CDS encoding ATP-binding cassette domain-containing protein, with product MIEVDQLTKRYGRTLAVDRLSFQVRPGQVTGFLGPNGAGKSTTMRAVLGLDVPTSGRALVNGRPYATIRRPLHEAGALLDPDEIHRGRKALPHLRALALANGIGGGRVTEALELVGLAGVARKRVGGYSLGMKQRLGIAGALLGDPGVLLFDEPLNGLDPDGIRWIRGLLRSLAAEGRTVLVSSHLMSEMALVADHAVVIGRGRLLVDSPMRELLERFHRAVLVRAAEAARLTGPLEAAGATVSSATGEDPASLQVTGLAAREVGAIAHAHGVALEELTQRNASLEDAFLELTEQSVEFGARR from the coding sequence ATGATCGAGGTTGACCAGCTGACGAAGCGATACGGCCGCACGCTTGCGGTCGACCGGCTGTCCTTCCAGGTGCGGCCGGGGCAGGTGACCGGCTTCCTCGGGCCCAACGGGGCGGGGAAGTCGACGACGATGCGGGCCGTGCTCGGGCTCGACGTGCCGACGTCCGGCCGCGCGCTGGTCAACGGCAGGCCGTACGCCACCATCCGGCGCCCGCTGCACGAGGCCGGCGCACTCCTGGATCCCGACGAGATCCACCGAGGCAGGAAGGCCCTGCCGCATCTGCGGGCGCTCGCGCTCGCCAACGGGATCGGCGGGGGCCGGGTCACCGAGGCGCTGGAGCTCGTCGGTCTGGCCGGCGTCGCGCGGAAGCGCGTCGGAGGTTACTCGCTCGGCATGAAACAGCGTCTCGGCATTGCCGGAGCGCTGCTCGGCGATCCCGGCGTGCTGCTGTTCGACGAGCCGCTCAACGGGCTCGACCCCGACGGGATCCGCTGGATCCGCGGGCTGCTGCGCTCCTTGGCCGCCGAGGGCCGGACGGTCCTGGTCTCCAGCCACCTGATGAGCGAGATGGCACTGGTCGCCGACCACGCCGTCGTCATCGGCAGGGGACGGTTGCTGGTCGACTCGCCGATGCGGGAGCTGCTCGAGCGGTTCCACCGTGCGGTGCTGGTGAGAGCGGCCGAGGCGGCGCGCTTGACCGGACCGCTCGAAGCGGCCGGCGCAACGGTGAGTTCGGCGACGGGGGAGGACCCTGCCAGCCTCCAGGTGACCGGCCTGGCGGCGCGCGAGGTCGGTGCGATAGCGCACGCTCACGGCGTCGCACTCGAGGAGCTGACGCAGCGCAACGCGTCACTGGAGGACGCCTTCCTCGAGCTCACCGAACAGAGCGTCGAGTTCGGGGCACGCCGATGA